Proteins from one Syngnathoides biaculeatus isolate LvHL_M chromosome 8, ASM1980259v1, whole genome shotgun sequence genomic window:
- the scn3b gene encoding sodium channel subunit beta-3 isoform X1: MHIHRQTAVLLACLVHLSQPVCVDVPSGTEAVLGKMMKLTCISCMKREEVKAKTHVDWYYMTKVEQGVTPDKTLIYKYEGDLPMEVDGPFKGRLVWNGSQDLQDLSISIVNVTYNDSGIYECRVLREFEFDSFTPSAFILKNITLKVIEEANPDTTALYSEIMMYLLLVFLTFWLLVEMVYCYRKISKSDELVQDTGY, encoded by the exons ATGCACATTCATCGACAAACTGCAGTCCTTTTGGCTTGTTTGG TGCACCTGAGCCAGCCCGTATGCGTGGATGTTCCCTCGGGGACGGAGGCGGTTCTGGGAAAGATGATGAAGTTGACGTGTATTTCTTGTATGAAACGTGAGGAAGTGAAGGCCAAGACACATGTGGACTGGTACTACATGACCAAGGTGGAACAAGGCGTCACACCTGACAAAACCCTT ATTTACAAGTACGAGGGTGACTTACCAATGGAGGTGGACGGACCGTTCAAGGGCCGCCTGGTGTGGAACGGCAGCCAGGACCTGCAAGACCTCTCCATCAGCATTGTGAACGTCACCTACAACGATAGCGGCATCTACGAGTGCCGTGTGCTGCGCGAGTTTGAGTTTGACTCCTTCACTCCGTCAGCTTTCATCTTGAAGAACATCACACTGAAGGTGATAGAGGAAG CCAACCCGGACACCACGGCACTCTACTCTGAGATCATGATGTACCTGCTGCTGGTCTTCTTGACCTTCTGGCTCTTGGTGGAGATGGTTTACTGCTACCGCAAGATCTCCAAGTCTGACGAGCTGGTCCAGGACACGGG atattaA
- the scn3b gene encoding sodium channel subunit beta-3 isoform X2, whose amino-acid sequence MHIHRQTAVLLACLVHLSQPVCVDVPSGTEAVLGKMMKLTCISCMKREEVKAKTHVDWYYMTKVEQGVTPDKTLIYKYEGDLPMEVDGPFKGRLVWNGSQDLQDLSISIVNVTYNDSGIYECRVLREFEFDSFTPSAFILKNITLKVIEEANPDTTALYSEIMMYLLLVFLTFWLLVEMVYCYRKISKSDELVQDTG is encoded by the exons ATGCACATTCATCGACAAACTGCAGTCCTTTTGGCTTGTTTGG TGCACCTGAGCCAGCCCGTATGCGTGGATGTTCCCTCGGGGACGGAGGCGGTTCTGGGAAAGATGATGAAGTTGACGTGTATTTCTTGTATGAAACGTGAGGAAGTGAAGGCCAAGACACATGTGGACTGGTACTACATGACCAAGGTGGAACAAGGCGTCACACCTGACAAAACCCTT ATTTACAAGTACGAGGGTGACTTACCAATGGAGGTGGACGGACCGTTCAAGGGCCGCCTGGTGTGGAACGGCAGCCAGGACCTGCAAGACCTCTCCATCAGCATTGTGAACGTCACCTACAACGATAGCGGCATCTACGAGTGCCGTGTGCTGCGCGAGTTTGAGTTTGACTCCTTCACTCCGTCAGCTTTCATCTTGAAGAACATCACACTGAAGGTGATAGAGGAAG CCAACCCGGACACCACGGCACTCTACTCTGAGATCATGATGTACCTGCTGCTGGTCTTCTTGACCTTCTGGCTCTTGGTGGAGATGGTTTACTGCTACCGCAAGATCTCCAAGTCTGACGAGCTGGTCCAGGACACGGGGTGA